The Thalassotalea nanhaiensis genome has a window encoding:
- a CDS encoding SufS family cysteine desulfurase produces MKTFSATEFRKQFPLLQTVSDSDNVIYFDNAATSQKTLAVTNASRDFYLKNNANVHRASHFLSAKATKLFEVVRTKVQRLINAKYENEIIWTKGTTEAINLIAQSYGLSFIKPGDEIVISAGEHHANIVPWQHVAQQVGAKLIILPLDEKGIIDLHEAKQLISAKCKLVAINHISNVLGKINPIKELIALAKKHSAKTLIDGAQAIAHLPVDVQELDCDFYVFSAHKMYGPTGVGVLYGKQAILESMPPYQFGGEMIKKVSFTGTSYNELPHKFEAGTPNIAGVVGLGACLDIFIDKQFLPMAEYEQQLCQYLYQKLSKIEQVQFLVNGCPDIPVFSFTCSGFHHQDVATYLDSKGIAVRAGHHCAMPLLEGLGLDGSIRVSLAPYNTFNEVDFFIERLSEFCLGELNEKVQESLAIESDDGLEFISQDQILKLFNKANSWDLKHREIMLISKQLTRLDKSSRRAQDLISGCESDAWLVASINPNTAKFTFQADSNAKVIRGLMVIILSVYQHKTAKQILEFDIEEYFQVLGLMQHLSPSRGNGVKAIVERIKEVAYNYQ; encoded by the coding sequence ATGAAAACATTTTCTGCAACCGAATTTCGGAAACAATTCCCTTTATTACAAACAGTTAGTGACAGTGATAATGTTATTTACTTCGATAATGCGGCTACCTCGCAAAAAACTTTGGCAGTTACCAATGCGTCACGCGACTTTTATTTAAAAAATAATGCCAATGTTCATCGAGCGTCCCATTTTTTAAGTGCAAAAGCGACAAAGTTATTTGAAGTTGTTAGAACTAAAGTTCAACGTTTAATCAATGCAAAGTATGAAAATGAAATCATTTGGACTAAAGGTACTACTGAAGCAATAAACTTGATTGCACAATCATATGGTTTGAGTTTTATTAAACCGGGTGATGAAATTGTTATATCTGCAGGGGAGCACCATGCCAATATTGTGCCGTGGCAGCATGTTGCTCAGCAAGTCGGCGCTAAACTAATTATTTTACCTTTAGATGAAAAGGGCATTATAGATTTACATGAAGCCAAGCAACTTATCAGCGCTAAATGTAAGTTAGTTGCTATCAATCATATATCCAACGTTTTAGGAAAAATTAACCCTATTAAAGAGCTTATTGCTTTAGCCAAAAAGCATAGTGCGAAAACATTGATCGATGGCGCTCAGGCAATTGCTCATCTACCAGTTGATGTACAAGAGCTTGATTGTGATTTTTATGTATTTTCTGCCCACAAAATGTATGGCCCAACTGGCGTCGGTGTCCTTTACGGCAAGCAAGCAATACTAGAGAGCATGCCGCCGTATCAGTTTGGTGGTGAAATGATCAAAAAGGTAAGCTTTACGGGTACCAGCTACAATGAGCTGCCTCATAAGTTCGAAGCTGGCACACCTAATATTGCAGGGGTGGTTGGCTTAGGAGCATGTCTTGATATTTTTATCGATAAACAGTTTCTACCTATGGCCGAATACGAACAACAGCTTTGTCAGTACCTTTACCAGAAATTAAGTAAAATAGAGCAGGTACAGTTTTTAGTTAATGGTTGCCCAGACATTCCTGTATTTTCATTTACCTGTTCAGGGTTTCATCATCAAGATGTAGCTACCTACCTCGATAGTAAGGGTATTGCCGTAAGAGCTGGGCATCATTGCGCCATGCCATTACTGGAGGGATTAGGTCTTGATGGTTCTATTAGGGTCTCACTTGCGCCATACAATACCTTTAATGAAGTTGATTTCTTTATCGAGCGGCTTAGTGAATTTTGCCTTGGTGAGCTAAATGAGAAGGTGCAAGAGAGTTTGGCTATAGAAAGTGATGATGGGTTAGAGTTTATTTCACAAGATCAAATCCTTAAGTTATTTAATAAAGCTAATTCATGGGATTTAAAACATCGAGAAATAATGTTGATCTCAAAGCAGTTAACTCGCTTAGATAAAAGCAGTAGACGAGCACAAGATTTAATTAGTGGCTGCGAGAGTGACGCTTGGCTTGTCGCCAGCATTAATCCCAATACCGCTAAATTTACCTTTCAAGCAGACAGTAATGCGAAAGTCATTCGCGGTTTAATGGTGATAATTTTAAGCGTATATCAACATAAAACAGCAAAGCAAATACTTGAATTTGATATAGAAGAATATTTTCAAGTGTTGGGATTGATGCAGCATTTAAGTCCCTCGCGAGGCAATGGTGTAAAAGCTATTGTTGAACGAATTAAAGAAGTAGCCTATAACTATCAATAA
- a CDS encoding VOC family protein, with the protein MSIEIKSIGQIAIAVTKIDEAREFYKNTLGLTLLFDAGPELSFFDCGGTRLMLTTEQGNPKDHNTSVIYYKVDNIDAATQKLHAKGVTFEREPQLVAKMPDHELWIGFVRDPDQNLVGLMAERPLSDN; encoded by the coding sequence ATGAGCATTGAAATAAAGTCTATTGGGCAAATAGCCATTGCAGTAACAAAGATAGATGAAGCACGAGAGTTTTATAAAAATACTTTAGGTTTAACGTTATTATTTGATGCTGGTCCAGAGCTCTCTTTCTTCGATTGTGGCGGTACTCGGTTAATGCTTACCACAGAGCAAGGCAATCCAAAAGACCATAACACCTCAGTAATATACTATAAAGTTGACAATATTGACGCTGCAACACAAAAGTTACACGCGAAAGGGGTTACGTTTGAACGTGAGCCGCAACTTGTAGCAAAAATGCCTGATCACGAATTATGGATCGGCTTTGTAAGAGACCCTGATCAAAACTTGGTTGGTTTAATGGCAGAACGACCACTTTCGGATAACTAA
- a CDS encoding CocE/NonD family hydrolase — translation MTFKQFKRLSWLFTILSITAILNVASAEEAKVDERAEYIRANYTKFEYKIEMRDGIKLFTAVYVPINTTKEYPMLMVRTPYRVAPYGSDKYKTKLGPDQQFEKEGYIFVFQDVRGKFMSEGDYVNMRPQDAYKNGKTAVDDATDTYDTIDWLVNNVKHNNGKVGMWGTSYPGYYTSVAGINSHKALKAISPQAPIADWFFDDFHRNGAFVVPMAFIFFDIFDKRPEQPHAAWPEEMKPVTPDGYEFFRNLGPLSNVNKHYFKGSRPFWNELTEHPNYDDYWQQRNILPHLKKVKPATLVVGGWYDTEDLYGPLATYQTMSHNNDKDHISLVMGPWSHGQWSTGKGNSLGEGDFGFNTSSWFQKEVLLPFFNHHLKDGEEPNLAKATMFETGSNRWRQFDQWPPKKAAEKTLFLAADEVLSTEPQKTGDFSDFISDPNKPVPHSAKISKGWDKPYMIEDQRFSARRPDVLVFETEVMSDDLTIAGAIDLELWFATTQSAADIVVKLVDVFPGQNVNTNKVDGDKGNRHELVRWGVLRGRFRDSMSEPKPFKANEPTAVNFELYDVLHTIKRGHKLQIQIQSSMFPFIDINPQKYVDNIFNATESDFVKATHKIFHNEQHQSAIKFKTIN, via the coding sequence ATGACGTTTAAGCAATTTAAAAGATTGAGCTGGCTTTTTACCATACTCAGTATTACTGCAATACTGAACGTAGCCAGCGCAGAAGAAGCTAAAGTCGATGAGCGAGCAGAATATATTCGCGCCAATTATACAAAGTTTGAATACAAGATTGAAATGCGAGATGGCATTAAATTGTTTACCGCGGTTTATGTACCTATCAATACTACTAAAGAATATCCAATGCTAATGGTACGAACACCGTATCGAGTAGCTCCTTATGGCAGTGACAAATATAAAACCAAGTTAGGGCCTGATCAACAATTTGAGAAAGAAGGATATATTTTTGTATTCCAAGATGTACGAGGCAAATTTATGTCTGAGGGTGATTACGTTAATATGCGCCCTCAAGATGCTTATAAAAATGGAAAAACAGCAGTAGATGATGCCACAGATACCTACGATACTATTGACTGGTTAGTGAATAATGTAAAACATAATAATGGCAAGGTAGGAATGTGGGGCACCTCTTATCCTGGATATTATACGTCAGTAGCTGGCATTAATAGCCATAAAGCGCTTAAAGCCATTTCGCCACAAGCACCTATTGCTGACTGGTTCTTTGATGATTTTCATCGAAATGGTGCTTTTGTTGTACCAATGGCATTCATATTTTTTGATATATTTGATAAACGTCCTGAACAACCACATGCTGCATGGCCTGAGGAAATGAAACCGGTAACGCCAGATGGATATGAGTTTTTTAGAAACTTAGGGCCATTATCGAATGTTAATAAACATTACTTTAAAGGTTCTCGACCATTTTGGAATGAACTGACTGAACACCCTAATTATGACGATTACTGGCAACAGAGAAATATTTTACCGCACCTAAAAAAGGTAAAACCGGCCACCTTAGTCGTTGGGGGCTGGTACGATACAGAAGATTTGTATGGTCCTTTAGCAACTTATCAAACCATGAGCCATAACAATGACAAAGACCACATCAGTTTAGTTATGGGACCGTGGTCACACGGACAATGGAGCACGGGTAAAGGCAATAGTCTGGGCGAGGGTGATTTCGGGTTTAATACCAGTAGTTGGTTTCAAAAAGAAGTATTATTACCATTTTTCAATCATCATTTAAAAGATGGAGAAGAGCCTAATTTAGCAAAAGCTACTATGTTTGAAACTGGTAGTAATCGTTGGCGCCAGTTTGACCAGTGGCCTCCTAAAAAGGCTGCTGAGAAAACCCTATTTTTAGCAGCTGATGAAGTCTTATCGACTGAGCCACAAAAAACGGGTGATTTTAGTGACTTTATCAGCGACCCAAATAAACCTGTTCCTCATTCAGCAAAAATCAGCAAAGGCTGGGACAAGCCTTATATGATAGAAGATCAGCGCTTTAGCGCTCGTCGACCAGATGTACTGGTGTTTGAAACCGAAGTAATGAGCGATGATCTTACTATTGCCGGAGCAATTGACCTAGAACTTTGGTTTGCAACGACACAAAGTGCTGCAGATATTGTGGTAAAACTGGTTGATGTATTTCCAGGGCAAAACGTGAACACAAATAAAGTCGATGGTGACAAAGGCAATCGTCATGAACTCGTACGTTGGGGCGTGTTACGCGGACGTTTTCGCGACAGTATGAGTGAGCCAAAGCCGTTTAAAGCTAATGAACCAACCGCAGTAAACTTTGAGCTTTATGATGTATTACATACCATCAAACGAGGTCATAAATTACAAATCCAAATTCAAAGTAGCATGTTTCCATTTATTGATATTAATCCGCAGAAATATGTCGATAATATTTTTAATGCTACCGAGTCGGATTTTGTAAAAGCAACGCATAAAATATTTCACAACGAGCAACATCAAAGTGCAATTAAATTCAAAACCATTAATTAA
- a CDS encoding nuclear transport factor 2 family protein, with protein sequence MKIAILLVVKFLVIAAYAFSLPVNANESKNTEVTKPINQLFDAMRTHDRDLLLAQFTANAMLQRIQPNGEVKQSNLISFADSIAKSTKYLDEKLLAVQIQQQGNMASVWTPFAFYLDKKLSHCGVNSFQLVKTEQGWKIQYLIDNTYQGDCNAFIASFKK encoded by the coding sequence ATGAAGATAGCTATACTCTTGGTAGTTAAATTTCTTGTTATTGCAGCGTATGCGTTTAGTTTGCCTGTCAATGCAAACGAAAGTAAAAATACAGAAGTAACTAAACCTATTAACCAGTTATTTGACGCAATGCGAACTCATGACCGAGATTTATTACTGGCTCAATTTACTGCCAACGCAATGCTACAACGAATACAGCCCAACGGAGAGGTAAAGCAGTCAAATCTTATCAGCTTTGCTGATTCGATTGCAAAATCAACAAAGTATCTTGATGAAAAGCTGTTGGCTGTTCAGATCCAACAACAAGGCAATATGGCTTCCGTATGGACGCCATTTGCATTTTACCTAGACAAAAAACTGAGTCATTGTGGCGTTAATAGTTTCCAATTGGTAAAAACCGAGCAAGGCTGGAAAATACAGTATCTAATTGATAATACTTATCAGGGAGACTGTAACGCTTTTATTGCGAGCTTTAAAAAATAA
- a CDS encoding acyl-CoA thioesterase, with amino-acid sequence MNKPQRDVTLRFLAEPQDVNFGGKVHGGAVMKWIDLAAYACSAGWSSCYCVTAYAGGIQFVAPIHVGNLVEVSAKVIYTGNSSMHIALEVNACDPKSLNRRLTTHCIVIMVAVDESGHPVNIPQWVPETEADIKQNETAIKLMEMRKQIKGEMQIYTQ; translated from the coding sequence ATGAACAAACCTCAAAGAGACGTTACCTTAAGATTTTTAGCTGAGCCGCAAGATGTAAATTTTGGTGGTAAAGTTCATGGCGGTGCAGTAATGAAATGGATAGATTTAGCAGCCTATGCTTGCTCTGCCGGTTGGAGTAGCTGCTATTGTGTTACCGCGTATGCCGGCGGTATTCAGTTTGTTGCCCCTATTCATGTTGGTAACTTAGTCGAAGTTAGCGCTAAAGTAATTTACACCGGGAATTCTTCAATGCATATAGCTCTTGAGGTGAATGCTTGTGATCCTAAATCGTTAAATCGTCGACTTACCACTCATTGTATCGTGATCATGGTAGCAGTGGATGAATCAGGACACCCAGTTAATATTCCACAATGGGTACCTGAAACAGAAGCCGATATTAAGCAAAATGAAACGGCGATAAAACTGATGGAAATGCGTAAACAAATCAAAGGTGAGATGCAAATTTATACTCAATAA
- a CDS encoding HutD/Ves family protein, which yields MINIISPNTFSTTLWKNGKGETTELAISPNSTIDEFQWRLSIASVSEDGVFSDFRGYCRNLILLSGNGITLTHTNTVTQETKIDNLSQALSFSTFDGGCETYGVLTSGAIKDFNLMHNPKHYSALVKPLNSQQTIEIDEADICFVFPLNNEAVLVNNNTQEEITLPQGHLMKLISPQTSNYVLTGEQLIVIYLNKL from the coding sequence TTGATAAACATAATATCGCCCAATACATTCAGCACAACATTATGGAAAAATGGTAAAGGTGAAACAACCGAGTTAGCGATCAGTCCAAACAGTACAATTGATGAGTTTCAGTGGCGACTGAGTATCGCCAGTGTTAGTGAAGATGGTGTTTTTTCAGACTTTAGAGGTTATTGCCGTAACCTTATTCTATTGTCTGGTAACGGCATAACATTAACTCATACCAATACTGTTACCCAAGAAACTAAAATAGATAATTTATCACAGGCTCTTAGTTTTTCTACCTTTGATGGTGGCTGTGAAACCTATGGCGTACTCACTAGTGGGGCAATAAAAGATTTTAACTTAATGCATAACCCAAAACACTACTCAGCCTTGGTTAAACCATTGAATTCACAACAAACCATTGAAATTGACGAGGCAGATATTTGTTTCGTTTTTCCTCTAAATAATGAGGCTGTACTTGTAAACAATAACACTCAAGAAGAAATTACCCTGCCACAAGGGCACTTAATGAAGTTAATTTCACCACAAACATCTAACTACGTTCTTACGGGCGAGCAGTTAATTGTTATTTATCTGAATAAGCTATAA
- a CDS encoding GNAT family N-acetyltransferase — MRTEQIEDINAISAVTIAAFKDHPHSNQTEQHIVAGLRDNQALSISLVAVYENNIVGHIAFSKVNINNQFCHWYGLAPVSVLPEFQHKGVGSKLINQGLSQLKQQGAQGCVLLGEPEYYGRFGFKAYAELEYPGVPSEYFLTLPFTEQVPCGLVQYHKVFSS, encoded by the coding sequence ATAAGAACAGAGCAAATTGAAGACATAAATGCAATTTCCGCCGTTACAATTGCAGCATTTAAAGATCATCCTCACTCTAATCAAACCGAACAACATATTGTTGCGGGGTTACGCGATAATCAGGCATTAAGCATATCTTTAGTCGCAGTGTATGAAAATAACATTGTTGGTCATATTGCTTTTTCAAAAGTAAATATTAATAACCAATTTTGTCATTGGTATGGCTTAGCACCTGTTTCAGTGTTACCTGAATTTCAGCATAAAGGCGTCGGCTCCAAACTTATTAATCAAGGTTTAAGCCAACTAAAACAGCAAGGTGCACAAGGGTGTGTTTTACTTGGTGAGCCAGAGTATTATGGTCGTTTTGGTTTTAAGGCATATGCAGAGCTTGAATACCCTGGGGTACCTAGTGAGTATTTTTTGACTTTACCTTTTACTGAACAAGTCCCTTGCGGGCTAGTTCAGTACCACAAGGTATTTTCTAGTTAA
- a CDS encoding RecQ family ATP-dependent DNA helicase, whose translation MQSSNSNLQSTSTQILQQHFGFSHFRDGQQQVVDTILNGQSAAAIFPTGSGKSLCYQLPALVLPNLTLVISPLLALMQDQLEFLASKGIAAASIDSMQSKEQSLQVMAGVKSGHIRILMISVERLNNERFRQFLAQIPISLLVVDEAHCISEWGHNFRPDYLKLPKYKEQFNIAQTLLLTATATEKVVSDMGEKFAIEHNNIVLTGFYRPNLNLHVQGIKQTDKDHYLAEWLTDKTQSSGIVYVTLQQTAEQVARSLSAKGVSATAYHAGMDSEQRQNIQQSFMNGTIKLIVATIAFGMGIDKSDIRFVVHYDLPKSIENYAQEIGRAGRDGHPSECLVLANYDNLNILENFVYADTPEASAISFVINEILEQAKIHNFQWEVVLNSLSSQSNIRLLSLKTLLVYLELAGLIKPAYSYFAEYKFKLKCSDNELINKFDGERQVFIQAILDSSDKAKIWYTLNFDRMATHYPSDRSRVITAIEYFDEKGLIELQSKQMTEVYQVNSNTMNLVELNDDMYSRFAQKELSEIQRIEHLLAFFASNSCLSEQLAHYFSDHRLQQPCGHCSVCLGNVALMPPVPQLKSLNEFDFNSLTEEIINKLGNHASATLISRFLCGLTTPIFAKLRVRKLTGFAMFEHYRFNDIRLWVEKNTTVN comes from the coding sequence ATGCAATCTTCAAACTCAAACCTACAATCAACATCGACTCAGATTTTACAGCAACATTTTGGCTTTTCACATTTCAGAGATGGTCAACAGCAGGTTGTTGATACTATCTTGAATGGCCAAAGCGCGGCGGCTATATTTCCGACAGGCTCCGGTAAGTCGTTGTGTTACCAATTACCCGCTCTGGTTTTGCCTAATTTAACCTTAGTTATTTCGCCGTTATTAGCATTGATGCAAGACCAATTAGAGTTTTTAGCAAGTAAAGGTATCGCAGCTGCCAGTATCGATTCTATGCAATCTAAAGAACAATCTTTGCAAGTTATGGCAGGTGTTAAGTCAGGTCATATAAGAATATTGATGATCTCGGTTGAACGTTTAAACAACGAACGTTTCAGGCAGTTCTTGGCACAAATCCCTATTTCTTTACTGGTTGTTGATGAAGCGCATTGTATTTCTGAGTGGGGCCATAATTTTCGCCCTGACTATTTAAAACTGCCAAAATATAAAGAGCAATTTAATATTGCCCAAACCTTGTTACTTACTGCTACCGCGACAGAAAAAGTGGTTAGTGATATGGGAGAAAAGTTTGCGATTGAACACAATAACATTGTGCTTACCGGTTTTTATCGACCTAATTTAAATTTGCACGTGCAAGGCATCAAGCAAACAGATAAAGACCATTATTTAGCCGAGTGGTTAACCGATAAAACTCAATCATCTGGCATAGTTTACGTTACCTTGCAGCAAACCGCGGAGCAAGTTGCCAGAAGTTTATCAGCTAAAGGTGTTTCAGCGACAGCATATCATGCAGGTATGGACAGCGAGCAAAGGCAAAATATTCAACAGAGCTTTATGAATGGCACGATTAAACTTATTGTTGCCACCATTGCCTTTGGCATGGGCATAGATAAAAGCGATATTAGGTTTGTTGTACATTATGATTTGCCTAAATCAATAGAGAACTACGCACAAGAGATTGGTCGTGCAGGGCGCGATGGTCATCCTTCAGAGTGCTTAGTCTTAGCCAATTATGACAACTTGAATATTCTAGAGAACTTTGTTTACGCTGATACACCTGAAGCAAGTGCGATAAGCTTTGTGATAAATGAGATATTAGAACAAGCGAAAATACACAACTTTCAATGGGAAGTCGTACTTAACAGTTTATCCAGTCAATCTAATATTCGTTTACTGAGCTTAAAAACCTTATTAGTGTATTTGGAGTTGGCTGGCTTGATAAAGCCTGCCTATAGCTATTTTGCAGAATACAAATTTAAGCTTAAATGCAGCGACAATGAATTGATTAATAAATTTGATGGCGAAAGACAAGTATTTATACAGGCGATACTCGATTCTTCAGATAAAGCTAAAATATGGTATACCCTTAATTTTGACCGAATGGCCACTCACTATCCGAGTGATCGCAGCAGGGTGATCACCGCCATTGAATATTTTGACGAGAAAGGTCTGATAGAATTACAAAGCAAACAAATGACAGAAGTTTATCAAGTTAATTCCAACACTATGAATTTAGTTGAATTAAACGATGATATGTACTCTCGTTTTGCACAAAAAGAGCTGAGCGAAATACAGCGTATTGAACATCTATTAGCGTTTTTTGCCTCTAACAGTTGCTTGAGCGAACAACTCGCTCACTACTTTTCTGATCATCGTTTACAACAACCCTGTGGTCATTGTTCTGTTTGTTTAGGGAATGTTGCTTTAATGCCGCCAGTGCCACAGCTTAAATCGTTAAATGAGTTTGATTTTAATTCCCTCACTGAAGAGATAATCAACAAACTTGGTAATCACGCATCGGCAACGCTCATTAGCCGATTTTTATGTGGTTTAACCACACCGATCTTTGCCAAACTTAGAGTGAGAAAACTTACTGGATTTGCCATGTTTGAGCATTATCGTTTTAATGACATACGCCTTTGGGTCGAAAAAAATACTACTGTAAATTAG
- the dbpA gene encoding ATP-dependent RNA helicase DbpA, protein MSQSKFSTLALKPELLTNIESLGYESMTPIQEQSLPDIIAGKDVIGQGKTGSGKTAAFGLGLLQKLDVKRFRIQSLVLCPTRELADQVAKELRKLARSIHNIKILTLCGGTPFGPQIGSLEHGAHIIVGTPGRVEEHVIKGTLNLENLNLLILDEADRMLDMGFQPALDNIVRHSPKYRQTLLFSATFPNKIKQISERIMTLPTMVKVESTHDDSSISQHFYHVQDNEERLQALQLLLLENKPESCVVFCNTKKDAQLVADELVSFGFSTLALHGDLDQRDRDQTLVRFANKSANVLVATDVAARGLDIDNLDMVVNYHIALDTEVHVHRIGRTGRAGSKGLACSLYSDKESYKVALLEDYLDQKITGEQLPHINALNALPLRPDMITIQISGGKRDKVRPGDILGALTGDKGIKGDQVGKINVAQNFAYVAVKRNAHKVALKKLEDGKIKGRNFRIRVIR, encoded by the coding sequence TTGAGCCAATCTAAATTTTCTACCCTAGCATTAAAACCAGAATTATTAACCAATATAGAATCATTGGGTTATGAATCTATGACGCCTATTCAAGAGCAGAGTTTACCAGATATCATTGCCGGTAAAGATGTTATTGGCCAAGGTAAAACCGGTTCAGGAAAAACGGCGGCATTTGGCTTAGGTTTATTACAAAAACTTGATGTTAAACGATTCCGTATCCAATCTTTAGTGTTGTGTCCAACTCGAGAGTTGGCTGATCAGGTTGCCAAAGAGTTACGTAAATTGGCACGTTCTATTCATAATATTAAGATATTAACCCTATGTGGTGGTACACCATTTGGGCCACAAATAGGCTCACTTGAACATGGCGCTCATATTATTGTTGGTACGCCAGGGCGCGTTGAAGAACATGTAATTAAAGGTACATTAAACTTAGAGAACTTAAACCTATTAATTCTTGATGAAGCTGATCGTATGCTTGATATGGGGTTCCAACCAGCGTTAGACAATATTGTTCGTCATTCGCCTAAATACCGACAAACATTATTATTCAGTGCTACATTTCCAAATAAAATAAAGCAAATCTCAGAGCGGATCATGACCTTACCAACAATGGTTAAGGTTGAATCTACTCATGATGACAGCAGTATTTCTCAACATTTTTATCATGTACAAGACAATGAAGAGCGCCTGCAAGCATTACAGCTGTTATTGCTGGAGAATAAACCAGAATCTTGTGTCGTGTTTTGTAATACCAAAAAGGATGCACAGTTAGTCGCTGATGAATTAGTGTCTTTCGGTTTTAGTACACTGGCATTACACGGTGATTTAGATCAGCGTGATAGAGATCAAACCTTGGTTCGCTTTGCCAACAAAAGCGCCAATGTTCTTGTCGCGACAGATGTTGCTGCGCGAGGTTTAGATATTGATAATCTGGATATGGTAGTAAATTATCATATTGCTTTAGATACAGAAGTACACGTACATCGAATAGGCCGTACTGGTCGTGCAGGCAGTAAAGGTTTAGCTTGTTCATTATATAGCGATAAAGAAAGCTATAAGGTTGCCTTATTAGAAGATTACCTAGATCAAAAAATCACAGGTGAGCAATTGCCGCATATCAATGCGCTGAATGCGTTGCCTTTACGTCCTGATATGATCACAATTCAAATCAGTGGTGGTAAGCGTGACAAAGTTCGCCCAGGTGATATTTTAGGGGCGTTAACGGGTGATAAAGGCATAAAAGGTGACCAAGTCGGGAAAATTAATGTCGCACAAAATTTTGCTTATGTAGCGGTTAAACGCAATGCGCATAAAGTTGCATTGAAAAAATTAGAAGATGGAAAAATTAAAGGTCGTAACTTTAGAATTCGAGTAATACGATAG
- a CDS encoding Mpo1 family 2-hydroxy fatty acid dioxygenase has protein sequence MKNVVEQLSQYKSVHFNKMNIKTHFVGIPLIILSLTILLSLITFQLGDLTDPTNVTLAMIFYSFAIIYYFILHWRLALGMVAYIIPNLYVASLIAPVEGALWIAIAVFVIGWIFQFIGHYYEKAKPAFVDDFKQLLIGPFFLMAEVYFVLGWEKKLLADITPLARDKRRALEAKNRAE, from the coding sequence ATGAAGAACGTTGTAGAACAATTATCCCAATATAAAAGTGTGCACTTTAATAAGATGAATATTAAAACTCACTTTGTTGGTATACCGCTGATAATCTTATCACTGACTATTTTATTAAGTTTAATCACTTTTCAATTGGGTGATTTAACTGATCCAACAAACGTTACTCTCGCAATGATATTTTACAGTTTTGCCATCATTTACTACTTTATATTGCACTGGCGATTAGCATTAGGCATGGTCGCTTATATAATCCCAAATTTATATGTTGCCAGCTTAATTGCACCGGTTGAAGGTGCGTTATGGATTGCAATTGCTGTGTTTGTAATTGGTTGGATTTTCCAGTTTATTGGCCATTACTATGAAAAGGCAAAACCCGCTTTTGTCGATGACTTTAAACAATTGTTGATTGGCCCATTTTTTCTTATGGCAGAGGTTTATTTTGTCTTAGGTTGGGAGAAGAAATTGCTTGCTGACATAACGCCCCTAGCTCGAGATAAACGTAGAGCGTTAGAAGCGAAAAACAGAGCTGAATAG